A stretch of Zootoca vivipara chromosome 13, rZooViv1.1, whole genome shotgun sequence DNA encodes these proteins:
- the LOC118078223 gene encoding vomeronasal type-2 receptor 26-like translates to MVCKEQPSPELNEFPLVVTKFYQHILALVFAVEEINKNPNILSNVTLGFHIYDSYDDPKMTYHNTQDLLFNSHNFVPNYKCGIQENVIGVIGGLTAETSSTMADILGLYKIPQISYGSFQPELNDQLEFPSFYRMAPNEALQYQGILELLVYFRWKWVGLMAIDDEGGDHFLQTIEPMLLRNKICSAFIRQIRKDLHKVLDLQKVAETQKYLPAFAVSKADVIIIYGETSSISWLPYAIAGTRFFQELHPEYPEMVSAAKVWITTAQIEFTSCTLLKILDMDMEGLHGALSFAIHSSQPGGFKEFLQNVHPSWKKKDGFIKEFWKQAFSCKFPNDMEPIDTICTGEEMLESLPAPYFAMSMTGQSYAIYNAVRSLAHALHITYSSRASYRIIETGGRPYPWNVETWKLHSSLQMMSFNNSAGDEISFNKHGELVGGFDIRNLVTFPNGSYIRVKVGKLDPQAPPGKEFSINEDRIKWHWNLTQVPPLSVCNDNCHPGYRKLKKEGEKFCCYDCAPCQDGMFSNEIGRIYYMETCVTCPNDQYPNKDQDRCIPKIPNVLAFDDTLGIVLISFAVLLSLTTVLVLVIFIKCRNTAIVKANNRSLTYILLISLLLCFLCSLLFLGRPNEVTCLLRQTAFGIVFSVALSSILAKTISVVLAFMATKPGSRMRKWIGKRLAYSIVISSSSTQVGICILWLGTFPPFPDVDTDSMTEEIVLLCNEGSSIMFYCVLGYMGFLAILSFTVAFLARKLPDSFNEAKFITFSLLVFCSVWLSFVPTYLSTRGKYMVAVEIFSILASSAGLLGCIFSPKCYIIVMRPELNNKEQLMQRNK, encoded by the exons ATGGTGTGCAAAGAGCAACCTTCCCCAGAACTGAATGAATTCCCTTT AGTGGTGACAAAGTTCTACCAGCATATCCTAGCCTTGGTGTTCGCTGTTGAAGAGATCAATAAGAATCCCAATATCTTGTCCAATGTCACTCTggggttccacatctatgacagctacgaTGACCCAAAGATGACCTACCACAACACTCAGGATCTGCTGTTTAACTCACATAATTTTGTgcccaactacaaatgtggcaTCCAGGAAAATGTAATAGGAGTCATCGGGGGACTGACCGCTGAGACCTCCTCAACAATGGCAGATATCTTAGGTctttacaagattccacag atttCATATGGCTCATTTCAACCAGAATTGAATGATCAGTTGGAGTTCCCTTCATTTTATCGCATGGCCCCCAATGAAGCCCTTCAGTATCAAGGAATTCTTGAGTTACTTGTGTATTTCAGGTGGAAGTGGGTAGGTCTGATGGCTATAGATGATGAAGGTGGAGATCATTTTTTGCAGACCATAGAGCCAATGCTTCTGCGGAATAAAATCTGTTCGGCATTCATACGTCAAATTCGTAAAGATTTGCATAAAGTCCTTGATCTACAAAAGGTCGCAGAAACACAGAAATATTTGCCAGCTTTTGCGGTAAGCAAAGCTGATGTGATTATTATATATGGAGAAACCTCTTCTATTTCATGGTTGCCATATGCTATAGCAGGAACTAGATTTTTTCAAGAACTGCATCCTGAATATCCGGAGATGGTATCTGCAGCAAAAGTGTGGATTACAACAGCCCAAATTGAATTCACATCATGTACCCTTCTAAAGATATTGGATATGGATATGGAAGGGCTTCATGGTGCTTTATCCTTTGCAATTCATTCAAGTCAACCGGGCGGCTTTAAAGAGTTTCTTCAGAATGTACACCCCTCTTGGAAAAAGAAAGATGGTTTTATCAAGGAATTTTGGAAACAAGCATTCAGCTGTAAATTTCCAAACGATATGGAGCCAATAGACACCATATGTACAGGAGAGGAGatgctggagagccttcctgccCCTTATTTTGCCATGAGTATGACTGGCCAAAGCTATGCTATCTATAATGCTGTCCGTTCTCTGGCACATGCCTTACATATCACATACTCATCCAGAGCCAGCTACAGAATAATTGAGACCGGGGGCCGACCATATCCTTGGAatgtggaaacatggaag ctccaCTCATCCCTTCAGATGATGTCTTTCAACAACAGTGCCGGAGATGAAATTTCATTTAACAAACATGGGGAATTAGTAGGTGGATTTGATATTAGAAACTTGGTGACCTTCCCAAATGGATCCTACATCAGGGTCAAAGTGGGGAAGCTGGATCCTCAGGCTCCTCCGGGCAAAGAGTTTTCCATTAATGAGGACAGAATCAAATGGCACTGGAACTTGACTCAG GTGCCACCCCTTTCAGTATGTAATGACAACTGCCATCCTGGTTACCGGAagttaaaaaaggagggggagaaattttgctgttatgattgtgctccatgtcAAGATGGGATGTTTTCAAATGAGATTGGTAGGATTTACT ACATGGAAACTTGTGTCACTTGTCCAAATGATCAATATCCAAACAAAGATCAGGATCGATGCATTCCTAAGATTCCAAACGTCCTGGCTTTTGATGACACTTTGGGCATTGTTCTAATTTCCTTTGCTGTTTTGTTGTCTCTGACCACAGTTCTAGTGCTTGTCATCTTCATTAAATGCCGGAACACTGCCATAGTCAAGGCCAACAATAGAAGCCTCACCTACATTCTTctcatctccctcctcttgtgtttcctcTGTTCTTTGTTGTTTCTTGGAAGGCCTAATGAGGTGACCTGTCTTCtgcgacaaactgcttttggtatTGTCTTCTCTGTAGCCCTTTCTAGCATCTTGGCCAAAACCATCTctgtggttttggcattcatggctactaaaccaggatccaggatgaggaaatggaTTGGTAAACGCTTGGCTTATTCCATAGTCATCTCCTCCTCCAGTACTCAAGTAGGGATTTGTATTCTGTGGTTGGGAACCTTTCCAccattcccagatgtggacaCAGACTCAATGACTGAAGAAATTGTTTTGCTATGTAATGAAGGCTCAAGcatcatgttttattgtgtcttgggctacatgggcttcctagCCATTCTCAGCTTCACTGtagctttcctagccaggaagttacctgacagttttaatgaagccaagttcatcactttcagtttgttggtcttttgcagtgtttggctctcTTTTGTTCCAActtacctgagcacaagaggaaaatacatggtggctgtggagattttctccatcttggcttccagtgcAGGGTTACTGGGATGTATATTTTCtcctaaatgctacattattgtcaTGAGGCCTGAGCTTAACAACAAAGAACAGCTAATGCagagaaataaatga